The Bacillus carboniphilus genome contains a region encoding:
- a CDS encoding MBL fold metallo-hydrolase, with product MIQSFELNVNTLGPNMKVFLFQADDMLIDSGPKRMAKQVQEILSERTINEVVYTHHHEDHTGNALWIEKYLKVSQWIHPSGVKLCKEKTRLPFYRAMTWNNREAFHPLPLEQPYIETKNYFFKIVHTPGHAIDHIVLIDEEHKICFSGDLYLYHSPTAHFSFESVPEIIRSLDKTLSYSFRDVYCSHTGFIPEGRKLLEWKRDNLFELQEKVRESFQKGKTERQIKKELFPKNKMFQYISMFENSPMHTIRSILKEAENV from the coding sequence ATGATTCAATCGTTCGAATTAAATGTAAACACACTTGGGCCGAATATGAAAGTCTTCTTGTTTCAAGCCGATGATATGCTCATTGACTCGGGTCCGAAGCGGATGGCAAAACAAGTGCAGGAAATTTTGTCTGAACGCACGATTAATGAAGTTGTTTATACTCATCACCATGAAGATCATACTGGAAATGCTCTATGGATTGAGAAATATTTGAAGGTTTCCCAATGGATTCATCCATCGGGCGTGAAACTATGTAAGGAGAAAACAAGACTCCCCTTTTATCGTGCGATGACTTGGAATAATCGAGAAGCTTTTCATCCTCTTCCTCTTGAGCAACCGTATATAGAAACAAAAAATTATTTCTTTAAAATTGTTCATACTCCGGGACATGCGATAGACCATATTGTGTTGATTGACGAAGAACATAAAATTTGTTTTTCAGGCGATCTGTACTTATACCATTCTCCTACTGCTCATTTTTCTTTTGAATCCGTTCCAGAAATTATTCGTTCTCTTGATAAAACATTAAGCTATTCATTTCGAGATGTATATTGTTCTCATACTGGATTTATCCCAGAAGGAAGAAAACTTTTAGAATGGAAAAGGGATAACTTATTTGAATTACAAGAAAAGGTGAGAGAATCTTTTCAAAAAGGGAAAACAGAACGACAAATTAAAAAAGAGCTTTTTCCGAAAAATAAAATGTTTCAATATATATCGATGTTTGAAAATTCTCCTATGCATACGATTCGATCCATTTTAAAAGAAGCAGAGAACGTTTAA
- a CDS encoding GNAT family N-acetyltransferase has protein sequence MIRRLTEADHDLCMSLLEKHPAENLFIIGDIENHGYHTSFQQLWGEFNKVGQIVAILLKYHGNYIIYGPHTFNAKGFAEIINSDLDFQILSGLDSMVSQIEPFINKPFQSKRKMHYAKLETIKDTYRKTIYSIKKATPDDLPKIQDLISQIEEFTSTATIEQKRKGIEGGNSRIFYIEENEVVISSASTTAENSSSAMIVAVCTHPNHKRRGLATECLLNLCSELLTEGKTLCLFYDNPEAGSIYKRIGFEDIGFWTMNKI, from the coding sequence TTGATTAGAAGGTTAACAGAAGCCGATCACGATCTCTGTATGTCTTTACTAGAAAAACATCCTGCAGAAAATTTGTTTATCATTGGTGACATTGAAAACCATGGTTATCATACTTCCTTTCAGCAGCTTTGGGGGGAATTTAACAAAGTAGGGCAAATAGTGGCGATTCTCTTAAAATATCACGGAAACTATATTATTTATGGACCACACACTTTCAACGCAAAAGGTTTTGCTGAGATTATTAATTCGGACCTTGATTTTCAAATTCTCTCAGGCCTAGATTCAATGGTTTCACAAATTGAACCTTTCATAAATAAGCCATTTCAAAGCAAACGAAAAATGCACTACGCAAAATTAGAAACGATTAAAGATACTTATCGTAAAACGATTTATTCTATTAAAAAGGCCACACCAGATGATCTACCTAAAATACAGGACCTTATATCACAAATTGAAGAGTTCACTTCAACTGCTACCATTGAACAAAAAAGAAAAGGTATTGAAGGTGGGAATAGTCGAATTTTCTATATCGAAGAAAATGAGGTCGTGATCAGTTCTGCTTCAACAACCGCAGAAAACTCAAGTTCAGCCATGATTGTTGCTGTCTGCACACACCCGAACCATAAACGTAGAGGCTTAGCAACCGAGTGCCTACTTAATCTTTGTAGTGAATTACTTACTGAAGGTAAAACATTATGCCTTTTTTATGATAATCCTGAAGCAGGATCGATTTACAAAAGAATCGGATTTGAGGATATCGGCTTTTGGACAATGAACAAAATTTAA